The stretch of DNA CAAAATTTGGCGGTTGCTCTTATTAATATCAGCCAATATATGCCAAAGAGCTCGCCTCAACCGAGAAACAGGCACTTTAATGACAGCCATGAAATTGATATCCCAAAATGTGACAAAGAAGTCATTGCAGCATAACCTTTGAATAAGCTTTGACGTTTATCCATTGTATTGTTAAAAACTATCCATTGTTAACAACGGTTGCACTCGTCAGTCACAAATCAGAGCATTCCATGGTATTTAACTCCACCCCATGCCGTCAATTTTCCGTTGATTTAAACTTTTTCAGGTCTTCAAGCGAAATCCAGGAGATATTTTAAACGAGGCTGATAAGTATTTTAAAAGTATCTTAAGTTTTATTAAAGTGCTGGTTATGATAGCTGTATTGGATTCCTGTCAGACACTTTATTATATAAGGAAGACAAAAGGATTTGTACAAATTCAATTATCTCTGCGATCTGATGCGGTTTACCCACTGTGGTCGCGACAGTGGGCTTTCCTCCCGTACAAgccctctgattggtcgagcCGTGCAATCTTGATGTCCTTCCAAACCTTTCAAACGTCGCATGGTAACCGACTTTAAATGGAATTAACATCCGGTCTAAACAATTTCCCTAAATGATCTGACCGTTACAAAATGGCTTTCAACTGTTAACAGGTCTAACGGAACCGAGAAGACACCTGTGCGGGTCAAGGTGTAATACTGGGGATCTCCCCTAGCGGGACTTTGCGGGATTACGCGAGAGCATCATGTTATATCGGGCGGTTTGGATAGACGCCAAAATGAAATTTTAGGTATATTCTGGTTAGTACTCTCTTGCAAAGGTGGCGAGTGGACTTGATTGCGTGAACAGCAGATGTTGTAAAGTTTACGTTTGCCTTGGTCTTGCGTCTAAATACCAGGTTTATTAATACGGGAAAAGGTGAGTGTAATAACTGAAAGCTGCGCCTTTTCTCGCGTGAACTCACGGATTAATTTGCGTTTATGAGAACAAGATAATTGTTTCCTTTGTAATAACACCGCTATCGGTAGTCTTTGCACTATGATTCTAGTTCACCGATAAACTTAGTATTTCGCTTGTCTTGTGAGGATGAACCACACATTTCCCATTTTTctattctttattcttttctgCTTCTAGAAAATACCCATTTTAGTAGAGTCAATTTTTTGCTTCGAACGAGTGATTTCAAGGAATCATaataaggaaaaataaaaaaattatttctatTAGTTTGATACTTTTGTATCATTGGTTCTCAGTTCAAATTTCACAGATGCATATGGCATTTTATATGTGAATTCGATGTTCAATATTTACCTTAAAGTTGTGTAGCTATTCAATCATCAAATATGTCTTCGATACAAAGATAACAGAGCTAGCAACGGTACTTGATAGTTAATTTAGATCTGGCCATAGAGCTTTTGTGAACAATTCAACTAAATTGATAGACTAATGTTAATTTTGTGATAGAATCCCCTAGATTCTTTTAACCTTGGATAGTTAAGGCTTTGCAAACGCTTCGATTTTACACAGCTATATGCAGTGTTTAAaattcaaaagtaaaaaattgactactgttttatttattttttaatcccATTTTGAGAAAATTTGCCGTAGGCCAACACTCAAAACGTTTTATTTGTTAGTATTTTAAATTGAACGCAATTAACTAAATGTATGCTATCCGTATTAAAGTTCAGCTGGGGTACGCTTATTAAGTAAGCGGAGCTTAGTAGGCAGTGCACGAATCAATTTAcagttatttaaaaaaagcagaattaaaaaacgaagaaaaaaataattgtacCCGCGGTATTTTTTCAACAAGACGCTAACATTGCCATGTGTAATAACCACAAGATGGCATATTACAAATTACAAAAGTTAACcttgttttttattagaacTTTAGAATTCTGTAcgaaaaaataacaagctCTCTCCATCAAGTTTCCTGTGAAGTTATCATGTTCTGTTTATGATAATATTATTACTTTCCGTGCTTTTTCTAGTATCTTTTTGGTAATTTCCCAGCGGGCCTTTCTCAGTGACCACCTGTAAATCTTGCCACAGATGCCATTTGTTGTCGTTCGTGGCAGACgtaccacagggtgaccacaTTCTATGGTCAATGATAATCTTCCCGCCAAAAAATGCTTGAGCGCGtgctttttttgtcttttcatATAACAGAGTAAAAATCTACCTCTCATTTGCTCATTTGCTTCGAAGATATTTTGGCAGAAGTTTTTCTGGTATCTACAAAGTACGTTCGATCAAAATGTATATGCAaggttttgattttttaaattctGCTTTGAGATTTGAAGCATTTGAAAAGGAGAAGAGAAAGTTTttgcaaaatattttatttcgacttctttttccttgtttttagAATATCATTTCCGCAtttaacaaaagaaaacaattaacGCAGctataacaataaaaatttcTTATAGTCTTCTTCTGTTCCGTTTTAtgcttttgttgtttgtattttttttaattcaaacaAATATTATTGCACGTCTTGTTCTATTTTAATCTTCCACGCGTCTCTGTGTCACATGAAGCACAAATTATACATTTCGCGAGATCTTCGTTAATTATTTAACATTTTGGCTTTTTACTGATACTTCTCTCGGCGGAGCTGGagcccaaaataaatcaaagCTCGAAATGTCTGGAGATCTAATATCACAATTACTTATCTTCCATATATATAAATTAAATAATTCAGAGTAAAATAGAGCtcaaataaatatatagaGCCCAAGTTTTAAGAGCAAATGGAAGGTTTTGGTGTTAAAACTTAGAGTACCGGTTCTCGTTCTCTGAATGAGATGTCGTACGATGGTCCTTGTGGCCATGAAAATTTAATCAGCCGCTCTAGAGAAACCCGTCGCCTGTTAAGTAATCATGCAGACGTAATCCCCTCATATCTGGCTTGTATACCATATCTggcttttatattttatattaatcACTCACATTGCCGTGAGCGCTTTGATTTTGAAATTTGTGCCGTGAAGGAATCTCCTCTATGTTACTCTGCATTACGCTGTGatcttttattgttttcacacACAGGTTTCAGTTATCTTGTTATAGATATTTCTAAGGAATTCCGTATCAAAGGATGGCAGCAAATTGTAATCTAAGGAATTGAAATTACGTATTTCTTTTCTGAACCTTTTTACGCTGGCATATAGTGCTCTCAAATTAACCTTCTTGTTTCTTTATGAAACCTCAAGATTAGAACTTTCACCTCAACGTGAGGGAATCCTAATTGAATATCTTGACAAAACAAAGTATTGTTGTAGAATGGCTTTGCCTACCCAAGACGTTTTTACGGCGACCTGATTGGTCCTTGTTTTGTGTCGTATTTTGACTGACTGTGAGTGTTAAATAGAAGATGAGTTAAGTCAAAGCACCCGTGAAAATGTTGCTTAGAAATGTACCGATAATCCACTCAAATACACTTCTACTTTTCTACAAGTCTCGCCTGAAAGAGGAAATGGAGCAGCTTTAAAttttttgacaaaaacaaagttgATTCTAAGGAACAAAATCTCTGaataatgttatttttatcaCTGTGAGCGTTCTGTTACTCCTGGCTTCTTCAAAAAGTGTAATATTCATGTTTAGTAGTTGTTGTGCTTTTAAAATGGAGTCTTGTCGTCTTCGAGTCATAAGGTAAACGAGACATTGTGTTAAAGTAATTAGTTCAATGTCAAACGATTATCGTCTAGTTTGTATTTGTTGATCTATTGCGACAATTAAGTCATTAAGAGCGCTCGGAATTGTTTCACTGTATTGTGTGTACTGTTTCACTATATTTCGTGTACTGTTTCACTAAATTCCGTGTACTGATTTGTTACGTTACGTGCACGGTTTTGTTGTGTTATAAAATACGCATTGCGTACAGTAAATCTATCATTAGCTGGGATTAACAAAATACAATTTTATTTGCAATAAACTAGACAGCAGTCCTTTTACTGTCGAAATACGATCATGGAAGTTTATTTATAATCGTACTTGAAAGTTGTTTTACTATACTAACCTCTGTTCACCCGACCggaccgttttttttttttttcttgctgttCTATCGTAGATTTTGGTGTTATATTATTCCTGAATAGCACTAGGATCTCTCTCCCCAGGGTTATTTGACTTCTTTGTAGTTCTATCGTAGAGTACGGTGTTGCTCAATATTTTCCACAACGCTAAAAGAAGGAATTGTAACATCTTACATGATGACTTGTACTGGACGCTTTTAATAGTACTGGTTGCCTCCTAAGGCAGGCCGTAGAATCCAGGAAAGAATGAATGCCGATGatagggaggggggaggggcatcCAGCTTTAAGATAGTATATGCTTCATGGATGAATGCCATATACggttaaaggaaagtaaagaGTGGTCTAACCATTTAATTTTGGATTTCTATCGAGCTTATGGAAATCGCGCGCTATTAAAATTGCAACTTTATCATTTATAAAGTTGGAGGTTTCAGAGAAGGGACTGAGGCTAACACCCATTCATTCGTGATATTTTTTGTACTTTAGGAGGAAGCTGGCAAGAATGCTGCGTCCATCAGAATTGATCAACTCCATTTTCGTTCTCTGCTCCCTTTTGCTTCTAACGGAGTGCTCGCTTATCAGTAAGTATGccttcatcccccccccccccccctacacacacacacacacacacgccaCGCCACCGCTCCATTCAGTATTTTACAGATTTTTCATTGGAAAAGTCTCGATTTATTATCGGAAAGGTATCGATTAGTATTCCGCGCACGCCCTCTCCCCTGGGCAAACGTGTACTGCTGCTATGTTCATTTAAATAGCACTTGTCAgctacacctttgttattgttttcattgaataTATGAAGGCACATTATTTGATGAAATCTCTAAATAactatctaaaaacaaagtgttatactttatttaccaaattcaatcgaaaatatcgcattggcttccTCAAATccgccgatggaaatggatgcttttttacACTTAGTACTTTGcttggatgacaaaatggcggctgacagaggcTGTCAATGTTTTCAGTATAGATGCATCTGTAGCGACACACCGGCAAGTAATCTTATTGGTTGCTTTTTAGTTGCTTGGAATACGCAAAATGAACTTAAAATTGATTAAAACATACGGACAATTCTTCTTTTCTCACAAAGAGGGTTTCGGGGGGCTAGGAAAGGCTAAATAATTTATTCAGCTTTACCTAACTAATTAAGCCTTTATTTCAGCCTTTATTCCCGAGACCATCTTTTTCGCTTAAATTTTTAAAGGCGCTTTTATCTTAATCTAATTAATCTAATGTGCTTTACCCCTAcccaaattcctttttttaccCTTATCTACTCTGCTTTAGAACCCCTTAACTAATTCTACAAAGAACCATTATTTCTTTCGCTTACGTTTTTGAAGGCGCCTTATTCTTCGTTTTGTTATCGGTCTAACCTAGGTAATTATGCTTTAGGAGTACTAAGTAATTAGCCTATTGGGGTTGGCCTTGGATCCAGCTAAAGTTGGCCTAAGGGAATAATTGAAGGCCACTGTCAATCCTTACCGCATTGTGAAGTGCGTTATTGTTTCGTTATTACACTAATAGCGCCCTGCTAGGGCGGTACTTGTGCCTGGTTATGTCCTAATCACCGACTAATGGTCACACAAAAATATGTTAAAGTTTAGTTTATATATTTAGCGTGGTAACGACAAACCGAGTATAACAAATGGAATCGAAATAGCTGGTAGAATGGTACACACTTTTGGCACAAACAGCAGACTTGAATAGATACGTACCAGCAAAGTGCAACAGATTATAAGAATTCTTTAGTGATCAAGGTTATAAGATAATGTCGGATATTGATGGGGAGCAGCTTGTATTTAGTCAGACGTGAGGGTGGGCGGGGCATATGTTAATTACATGAATAGTGTGATAAAAGACTGTGAAATTGTCTTGTTTAGAGATTTTTTTATGAcgcccccccaaaaaaaatatatatatatatttaaatgaaatttaaattttattataatatCAGCTCCAGGCGTCCTGTTCATATTAATTAAAACACCGCTGTGCCTCCTATTGCCGAAGTAAACTTCAAATGCTTTATTAGAACCAACAGATTGCCTGAATTTTGGTTATGTCAAACGAGCAAAGTCGAAGGATAAGCAGATTCCCTTTCCTGGAAATGATCTCCGAAGCATCTTTTTCTATATAATCCAATCGCCATTTCTAAGAAACTTCTGTATGTTTCAGATGACCCTAAGTCGACGATCATCTGCCAGCCCGGCCCAGTCTCCTACAACATGTCGCTGGCCAATGGCATTAACGCGGGTGTGTTTACTCCAATCCACACTACGACCAGCATGCCTCAGTGCATCCGGGAATCCTGCAACCGAAGGGCGGGTCACGTGGCTTTTCTGATCGAGAACAGCTGCTTTATGGTCAGTTGTTTCGAAAAGAAGTATTGTGAACCGGTCGCCAACGACGGGCCTAATCTGCTGAAGGTGCAGTTAGCGCATTATACCTACTTTGGTAAGTGATgcagatgatggtgatgatggtagcgatgatgatgatggcgatgacgaCGAcagttatgatgatggtgatgataatgataatggtgttaataatgatgatgatgatgatgatgatgatggtgttgataatgataatgatgattttgttgataatgatgatgatggtggtggtgataatgatgatgattatggtggtgataatgataatgatgatggtgttgataatgatgatgatggttatggtgatgattatggtggtgataatgataatggtgttgataatgatgatgatgatggtggtgataatgatgatggttatggtgatgatgatggttgttgTGGTAGTGGTATGATGACGGcaataatggtggtgatggtgttgattattttggtgatggtaatgatgatgctTATGGTGGTGATATTGACGGTGATGGTAattgttatgatgatgaattaTTTCTTTCTCCACAACGTGTCTCTCACTCCATCCCCAGAGGCAGCGCCAAACTACACTAAGTTCCCGCACACCATTTACGTTAAGGAGAATAACGATATTGGTCAGTTCATTATCAACCTTCACGCAAAGACGCAAAGTAGGGAGGCAGGGCTGAACGCCCCCGTGACATTCTCCATAGCGGAAGGTAACGTTTGACGACAAATGTGTTGTAAATTGGTCGATAGAAGATCTAGCCTTAGGTGAAAGGAACCGTCATTGGGCGTTGGTTCAAATCACTAAGGAACAGCCCCAGGCATTTTGGATTTCGATTCGTGTGTTGCTCTGTCTCCGTAGAGAGAAGCTCAGTAGATAAAAGCAGGAATGTCTGAGTCGAATACCCTATCTAGTACCTTGACTtgtttatttgcttatttgctTACATGTTTGTTAACTTATAACTTATTAATTGTTAACGTGTTTGTTTACCTACTTATTTACCCGTGTACTTGTTTGTTAACTCATTTGTTTACATATTTACTAACTTGTTTGGTTACTTGTTAATAGGTAACGAGGAAAGTATCTTCAAACTTATCAACTACCCTCGTAATAACAGCGCCTCGCTGATCCTTCAGCGTGAACTCGACCGTGAGGTCGCATCGGGGTATAACCTTACTATCAAAGCTCTCAACATCCACGAGAACAAATTCCGACTCGCGCATATACGGATAGTCGTTATCGACGAGAACGATAATGCGCCTACTTTCCCACCGAGTGGATATCACACGACGATATTCACCAACGTTACGGAAGGGCAGGAGATATTCAGAGTTAATGCGATTGACGTAGACACAGGAGATAATGCAAACATCAGGTATCATCTGCTGAACCATCAGCAGTTGTTCAGTATAATGCCCAAGACTGGTGTCCTAGTGAAGACTAAGGAACGCTTCGCTATTGATAGGACTAGGAACTTTACGGTGATCGTCGTTGCGATTAACGGCGAGTTCAAGAACGTTGGCACTGTCACGATTACCGTGCACCCTGTGAACGAGAGGAGACCGACTTTTCTGAAGCGGAATTACGAGGTGAAGGTATCGGAGGCCGTGCAAGTAGGTACATCGGTAGCGAAGGTTTTCGCCGCAGACCCGGATTACGGAAATTTAGGGAAGTTAAGGTACTCGATTCTCACCGAGAGCTGTCCTTTCTTTGGTATCGATGACGATGGAGTGATCAGGAATGTGCAGCCATTGACGCGGCATGGGGGTGAGAATTGCACGTTAGAGATCACAGCTCAAGATAGCGGGATACCACCCCTCGAAACACCACGCCCTGCTACGGTTAGCATCGTTATAGAGCCTGTCGAGAATCTCAAGTTCGATGTACCGGTGTACGAGATTTCCATCCCAGAGAATATCATCCTGGGCTCTGAGATTCTTACTGTAAGAGCCGTTGCAGGCTCGGGGAATCGGAGAAACCCTCGGAAGATTGTTTACTCTATTGAGAATATCGACGGTGCGTTGAGCTTTAAGATTGGTAAACACACAGGCAGAATTACGACAAGGACTCACATCGACTATGAGAAGACCAAGGAGTATAGGTAAGACGGGTGTgagaaaaggggggggggggtggtggacGGGCGTGGCagggaagggagaggggtgAGGATGTAGCGGTGGGCACGTTGTGACAGGATTAATAGGAGGACGCATATCGACAGTGTGAAAGGGGAAGTTTGACGAGGGAGGGGGAAAGGGGGGTCGGGGTGAAGTGGTGGGCACGATGGGACATGATGGGATATGATGGGCACGATGGGACATGATAATGACAAGGACGCACATTTAAGGCGTACATGTTACATCGTCGAATTACAGGTAGAATCGTTCCGTAGTCTTTTCTTTCACCAGTACTTCTTCGATTTCGCCTTTTATCGCACCATATTATCAGTAACAGcatatgtttttgtattgtataCCGAATTGCatcatatttattattaagtgCTGTTACATGCGTTTTCTCTATTACATTCACAGACTTAATCTCGTGGCCAGAAACAGGAAGGAGATAGGTAAGGCAGACGGATGTTTGTGTCAAACAGGTTACAGTTCGTTTCAGACACGATATTGTCACAGTACGGTCACAGGATATGATAGAATGGCTATCTATGGATTGATTTGAAGTCACACAACGCGGTCACCAAATACTCACACAACACAGATGTTCACACAATACGGAATGGTCACACAATTAATGGTCACGCAATACGGAATGCTCACACAATACGGAATTGTCACACAATCAAATGATCACACGATATAATAAttgaataggggacttgcgctaagataTCATGcgacctttctgggtggcaaattcaaaacaaaataatcgaacaaaaaaaaaaaaaagaaatgactgCGCTCGCCTTACCAGAGaacgatgaaaaaaaaactttaattaAAACTTAAGCCTTAAAAAAAGCATTCTGGCTTTTTTCGTAAGCACTGaaaaagttgctttttgttgctgttatttggCCTGAGCGCGCGCCAGTTttccacccaaacagtcatgtgatctcttagcgcaagtcccgtATTGTCACATCGCACATAGTCCAGACCTCCTAGACGTGGACtgtctttgcgctcgacattctgacTTTCCCGTCGAGCGCACAGAGAATCCAGGCCTTGACTACATGGCAGAATACGTAGGACTGCGTTAGTCCAACGTTGTTTCTCTTATACTTTAATCTAAGCCAAAGCCTTCGATCACTGGCGAATCTTATTAAAAGCCCTTTTTCTCAAGTTATCCTTTGTTTCTCCAGACAAAGCGCTCGTTATCATCAGAGTCGACGACCTGAATGACAACAAGCCGCGCTTTGTTCTCCCCGTCTACAACAAGGTCATCAGCGAGAACACAACAGTCGACGCGACCATCCTACGAGTCACTGCCAACGACGCGGACTCAGGCGAAAACGCGCGGCTTAACTACGCCATCGAGACCGGAAACACGAACGATACGTTCGCCTTGGATACCAGCACGGGGGAGCTCAGGCTTCATAAGTCTTTACGAGGAAAACACTACTACTTCTATAACCTGACTTTGACCGCGAAGGACCAGGGCGAGCCGGCCATGACCTCTGACCCCGTTCACGTGTTCATCAAGGTGCAACGTCATGATTCGGGGCCGACAAAGCGGCCGACATTCCCAGTACCCATCTACCTGGCCACCGTCAATGAGAGCACGCCGCTGTACACGGAGATATTGCGCGTGCGGGCGCGGAATGAGAGGAAGTACGAGGGAAGCATTAGTTATTTTCTGAGTCATATTTCCGGTGGCGATAAAGAGGGCGATGTTGACCTGCACTTTGGAGTGAATTCCCAGACGGGCGCCATCAGACTAAACAAGAAGCTGGATTATGAGAAGACCAAGAGATACGTGTTCCTTGTGGGGGCTATTGGTAGGTTGCGAATCCCTCTGTAATGCGGGCACAGTCACCTCGTTTAGACTATGTCTAAGTATTAGAAACCTCTTTATAACGGTTACTGGGTAGGTTGCGAATCCCTTTGTAATGCGGGCACATTCACCTCGTGCAGACTATATCTAAGTATAAGAAACATCTTTATAAGGGGTACTGGGTAGGTTGCGAATCCCTCTTTAATGCAAGAAAGTCAACTCGTGTAGATTATGTCTAAGTATTCGGAACCTCTGTATAACGGGTACTGGTACTGTCGTGGGGACTATTTCTAGTATCAGCAGGAGCCACTGTTTATTTGGCACGGTTACAGCTCGTTGGGACTATTTCTTAGTATCGTAGCCCACAATATATCGGGCACGGTAACCCGACGTGCGCATTTTTTCGCCTGTGGACACTTGACTTGAGTGTCCAAACGTGCGCATTCTTCGCCTGTGTGCACGGCACACGTGCAATCCTAGTCCAAACGTGCGCATTCTTCGCCTGTGTTCACGGCACACGTGCAATCCTAGCTTACACTATTATTTCTGTGTCCAAACGTGCGCATTCTTCGCCTGTGGGCACGGCACTCGTATAAACCTAGCTTAcactttattatttctttgtcCAGACTTGCGCACTTCTTCGCCTGTGGACACGGCACTCGTATAAACCTTGCTTACACTTAATTATTTCTGTGTCCAGATGTGCGCACTGCCTCGCCTGTGGATACGGTTCTGGTGCGGATCCTTGTTCAGGACGTGAATGACAACAGACCTGAGTTCTATCAGTACAGGTACTCACGAGTCTTCTTGAAAGAGCCGCCGCTCTACTACGCCGTAGACACCGTCATGGCGAAAGACGCGGATTCGGGACAAAACGGCAGGCTGTCTTACTGGATATCAGGCGGTAACGAGGGAAACTTCTTCGCCATCGACTCCAGGTAAGCTGCAGGTATAAGTACCATAGCACATAGGGTAAAAAGGGAGATACTAAACAGCTCTTACTCGCGggtaataaaacattaaaaaatttGAGACTTCATAAATTCCCGTACCTCCCAGGCAAACAAGGACAATAACATTTTTATCATACACCGTTTTGCGGGAAAAATACATCccaagtgttgtgttgtttctGGGTCGTCCGTACGGTAATCAACCAATGAAATCGCGCGTAGTACGGTAATCAACCAATGAGCTCGCGCGTAGTACGGTAACCTACCAATGAGATCGCGCGCAGCACTGTAGGTGTTTAAAGAAAGGGAGTAGTTGGTTATGTAGGGCAACGGTTACATTTCGAGATGGGGCATAAAAAGAGCAGATGTGAAAACAATTGGAGAGGGTAAAGCAAATCCTAGTCTACTGCTTAAATTGACGAAAACTCAGACTTAACCAGATCAAGTCAGATCTCccaattttctaaaaaaaaattgtctaaAAGAGCAATGATCTCAGATCTCAATAGTTGAATCTCCCCATCACCTCTTACCGTAACCACACCCTTGAAAGAAATGCCATCTTTTCTCCCGAACTCGTGGCTAAAGGTTCTGTCTCTTGTTTTCAGGACGGGCGTGGTAAAGACGTCACGCATGCTTCAGCGTCAAACTCTACGTCTGTTCAACTTGACCATCTCAGTCGCCGACCAAGGTTCTCCACCAATGAAGAGTGAAAAAGACGCACTAGTACAGGTAGTGTGACACTCACGTGACACCCTTTATCATGTACACGTGCCACGCGCTAGAGCAAATGCTACGACCTTGTACACATGCCATATACTCGTACACATGTCAAGCACTCATACACTTTTAACGTTCTTTTACGTGTAGCCTGGTACATCATTATAGATCAGATCAGGCTGGCGTATATGTC from Nematostella vectensis chromosome 8, jaNemVect1.1, whole genome shotgun sequence encodes:
- the LOC5515291 gene encoding cadherin EGF LAG seven-pass G-type receptor 1 isoform X1 — encoded protein: MLDGSAILKCHYSRFRNGGNWNFNGVSNNVFSLEASKKSSGNIWRKLARMLRPSELINSIFVLCSLLLLTECSLINDPKSTIICQPGPVSYNMSLANGINAGVFTPIHTTTSMPQCIRESCNRRAGHVAFLIENSCFMVSCFEKKYCEPVANDGPNLLKVQLAHYTYFEAAPNYTKFPHTIYVKENNDIGQFIINLHAKTQSREAGLNAPVTFSIAEGNEESIFKLINYPRNNSASLILQRELDREVASGYNLTIKALNIHENKFRLAHIRIVVIDENDNAPTFPPSGYHTTIFTNVTEGQEIFRVNAIDVDTGDNANIRYHLLNHQQLFSIMPKTGVLVKTKERFAIDRTRNFTVIVVAINGEFKNVGTVTITVHPVNERRPTFLKRNYEVKVSEAVQVGTSVAKVFAADPDYGNLGKLRYSILTESCPFFGIDDDGVIRNVQPLTRHGGENCTLEITAQDSGIPPLETPRPATVSIVIEPVENLKFDVPVYEISIPENIILGSEILTVRAVAGSGNRRNPRKIVYSIENIDGALSFKIGKHTGRITTRTHIDYEKTKEYRLNLVARNRKEIDKALVIIRVDDLNDNKPRFVLPVYNKVISENTTVDATILRVTANDADSGENARLNYAIETGNTNDTFALDTSTGELRLHKSLRGKHYYFYNLTLTAKDQGEPAMTSDPVHVFIKVQRHDSGPTKRPTFPVPIYLATVNESTPLYTEILRVRARNERKYEGSISYFLSHISGGDKEGDVDLHFGVNSQTGAIRLNKKLDYEKTKRYVFLVGAIDVRTASPVDTVLVRILVQDVNDNRPEFYQYRYSRVFLKEPPLYYAVDTVMAKDADSGQNGRLSYWISGGNEGNFFAIDSRTGVVKTSRMLQRQTLRLFNLTISVADQGSPPMKSEKDALVQVLIFHPISLHMTLVETSETTMRLQFNLKYMDINNIKTFGVIVQEYVNHDSFEMYTKRPPLTWFLVHFIQKENQYMHRYVSLEVENSLEIMSKSMLEVIIGNEKNCDDKSRAKTICNGPLSAGAKYRFQLRVHLKSSGPFRDMSYKDSDFSDAFFTGISAAQETYKKESKRNYDAVVYTVGTALILVIVLAFLRGFYRLKLDRKRIHEEKKRKISYPVSNPRFQDPESPVEKIKTPGQGRKLVVVNAEKGSEMSRSDEDEGSSPDSALDERTKSSRERKPTLQEIRLKSYFHSVESDSCQSCEGVKVYYMQDEK
- the LOC5515291 gene encoding cadherin EGF LAG seven-pass G-type receptor 1 isoform X7; amino-acid sequence: MAVTLYFGPLRGRLRKLARMLRPSELINSIFVLCSLLLLTECSLINDPKSTIICQPGPVSYNMSLANGINAGVFTPIHTTTSMPQCIRESCNRRAGHVAFLIENSCFMVSCFEKKYCEPVANDGPNLLKVQLAHYTYFEAAPNYTKFPHTIYVKENNDIGQFIINLHAKTQSREAGLNAPVTFSIAEGNEESIFKLINYPRNNSASLILQRELDREVASGYNLTIKALNIHENKFRLAHIRIVVIDENDNAPTFPPSGYHTTIFTNVTEGQEIFRVNAIDVDTGDNANIRYHLLNHQQLFSIMPKTGVLVKTKERFAIDRTRNFTVIVVAINGEFKNVGTVTITVHPVNERRPTFLKRNYEVKVSEAVQVGTSVAKVFAADPDYGNLGKLRYSILTESCPFFGIDDDGVIRNVQPLTRHGGENCTLEITAQDSGIPPLETPRPATVSIVIEPVENLKFDVPVYEISIPENIILGSEILTVRAVAGSGNRRNPRKIVYSIENIDGALSFKIGKHTGRITTRTHIDYEKTKEYRLNLVARNRKEIDKALVIIRVDDLNDNKPRFVLPVYNKVISENTTVDATILRVTANDADSGENARLNYAIETGNTNDTFALDTSTGELRLHKSLRGKHYYFYNLTLTAKDQGEPAMTSDPVHVFIKVQRHDSGPTKRPTFPVPIYLATVNESTPLYTEILRVRARNERKYEGSISYFLSHISGGDKEGDVDLHFGVNSQTGAIRLNKKLDYEKTKRYVFLVGAIDVRTASPVDTVLVRILVQDVNDNRPEFYQYRYSRVFLKEPPLYYAVDTVMAKDADSGQNGRLSYWISGGNEGNFFAIDSRTGVVKTSRMLQRQTLRLFNLTISVADQGSPPMKSEKDALVQVLIFHPISLHMTLVETSETTMRLQFNLKYMDINNIKTFGVIVQEYVNHDSFEMYTKRPPLTWFLVHFIQKENQYMHRYVSLEVENSLEIMSKSMLEVIIGNEKNCDDKSRAKTICNGPLSAGAKYRFQLRVHLKSSGPFRDMSYKDSDFSDAFFTGISAAQETYKKESKRNYDAVVYTVGTALILVIVLAFLRGFYRLKLDRKRIHEEKKRKISYPVSNPRFQDPESPVEKIKTPGQGRKLVVVNAEKGSEMSRSDEDEGSSPDSALDERTKSSRERKPTLQEIRLKSYFHSVESDSCQSCEGVKVYYMQDEK